From the Kitasatospora atroaurantiaca genome, the window CGGCCGCAGCAGCGGCAGACCCCAGCCGGCCAGCCGGTCCATCGGAGCCACCGCCCGGGCGGTCACGATGTCCACCGAGAGCTTGCCGACCATCTCCTCGGCGCGGCCGCGCAGCACCGTCACATTGTCCAGACCGAGCTCCCGGACCACCTCCTCCAGGAAGGTGGTCCGCCGCAGCAGCGGCTCGAGCAGCGTCACCGAGACGTCCGGCCGGGCCATGGCCACCGGGATACCCGGCAGTCCGGCCCCGGAGCCGACGTCGCACAGCGAGGCGTTGGGCGGAAGGAGCTCGGCGAGCACCGCGCAGTTGAGCACATGGCGGTCCCAGAGCCGGGGCACCTCGCGCGGGCCGATCAGCCCACGCTGCACACCCGCCGTCGCCAGCAGCTCGGTGTAGCGCACGGCCGCCGGGAGACGCTCCCCGAAGATCTCCTGCGCCACGGCCGGCACATCGGGCAGACCCTGGGGCCCACCCTCCGCCGGGGTGCCCTCGGTCGCCACGCCGTCCGTGTCCATCTCAGCCTCTCCGCTCACCGTCTCCACCGACCCGCACTCCTCACTGTTTCACGTGAGCCATGTTTCACGTGAAACACCGCACATGTGACACTCGCCGCCCCCACCCGCCCGACCCCCGAAGGGACGACGACCCCGCCCGCACGAAGCGGACGGGGTCGGTCGGCAGACCGCCTCCGGCGTCAGGCCGGCAGCACGACCACACAGCGCTGGGGCTCCTCGCCCTCCGACTCACTGCGCAGACCTGCCGCGGCCACGGCGTCGTGGACGACCTTGCGCTCGAACGGCGTCATCGGACGGAGCTTCACCTGCTCGCCCGTGCTCTTCGCCTGCTCGGCCGCCTTGGTGCCCAGCGCCGCGAGCTCGGACCGCTTACGCGCCCGGAACCCCGCAATGTCCAGCATGAGGCGGCTGCGCTCACCGGTCTCCCGGTGAACGGCCAGCCGGGTCAGCTCCTGCAGGGCCTCCAGCACCTCGCCGTCCTGGCCGACCAGACGCTGCAGGGCGCGGTCGTTGCCCTCACCGACGATGGACACCAGGGCACGGTCGCCCTCCACATCCATGTCGATGTCACCGTCGAGGTCCGCGATGTCGAGCAGACCCTCCAGGTAGTCGGCTGCGATGTCGCCCTCCTGCTCCAGGCGGGAGACGAGGCTGTCAGCGGCGCCCGCGCCGGTCGCAGCCTCGGCCTCGGCCACGGCCTCGACAGCAGAGGTGGTGCCTTCCGTCACTGATGGACTCCTTCGGGGATGGGCCCTCGGGTGGGGCCGAGAACGAAGATCTGCGGCTGCATTCGACGGTCAGGGCCGGTGTCAGGACTTCTTCTTCGGCCGCTGGCCGCCCTGCTGCCCGCCTCGCTTCGGCTGCTGCCTCGCGCCCGACTTGGCCGTGGTCTGCTTGGCCGGGGTCTGCTTGGCCACCGGCTTGCCGGCCGCCTTGCCCGCGGCACCCGACTCCGCCGGAACCGCATCCTGCGGCTCGGGCTCCTTGGTCAGGCTGGTCGGCTGGGCGGCGCCCTGCGGGTGGACACCCGCGTGCTGACGCTGGGCCTTGGTCAGCTTCCGCGGCTGCTGGCGGCGGACCTGAACGGACTCCTCCACCGTCTGCTCCGCCGTCGCAGCGGCGCTCTTGCCGCCGCCACCACCGGAGATGATCGAGAGCAGCCCGGCCTTCTTGACGCTGCCGTCCGGGTTGAGCCGTCCGGCCTTCTTCAGGCGGGCCTGCCGCTCGTCCCAGGCCTTGCTGCCCGGCGTCGGGTTGTTGCGGATGACGATCAGCTGCTGACCCATCGACCAGACGTTGGTGGTCAGCCAGTAGACCAGCACACCGACCGGGAAGTTGATGCCCATCACGGCGAACATGATCGGGAACACGTACATCAGCATCTTCTGCTGCTGCATGAACGGGGTCTTGACCGTGAGGTCCATGTTCTTCGTCATCAGCTGGCGCTGCGTGATGAACTGCGACAGCGACATCAGGATGATCATCACCGCAGTGACGACCTTGACGCTCGTCTCGGTGGAGCCCAGGAAGGTGGCCGACAGCGGAGCACCGAAGATGTGCGCCTGCTGCGCACTGTTCAGCAGGTCGCCCTTGATGACACCGATCGGCTTGTTGTCGGCGACGGAGGCCAGCACACCGTAGAGAGCGGTGAAGAACGGCGCCTGCACGAGGATGGGAAGGCAGCTGGAGAACGGGTTGGTACCCGCCTCCTTGTACAGCTTCATCATCTCTTCGGACTGGCGCTGCTTGTCGTTCTTGTAGCGCTCCTGGATGGCCTTCATCTTCGGCTGGATCGCCTGCATGGCCCGGGTCGCCTTGATCTGCTTCACGAAAAGCGGGATCAGACAGATCCGGATGACGACCACCATGGAGGCAATCGCGAGACCCCAGGCCCAACCGCCGTTCGGGTCGAAGACGTGGCTGTACAGCGAGTGGAACTGGACAATGATCCAGGACACCGCGGTGTACAGG encodes:
- the rsmG gene encoding 16S rRNA (guanine(527)-N(7))-methyltransferase RsmG is translated as MDTDGVATEGTPAEGGPQGLPDVPAVAQEIFGERLPAAVRYTELLATAGVQRGLIGPREVPRLWDRHVLNCAVLAELLPPNASLCDVGSGAGLPGIPVAMARPDVSVTLLEPLLRRTTFLEEVVRELGLDNVTVLRGRAEEMVGKLSVDIVTARAVAPMDRLAGWGLPLLRPYGQMLALKGDTAEQELADSRSALTKLGAVKWSVISVGEGTLETSTRVVRVEAGESPGGVRAATRRAKAARAGRTAKPGDGGRAGGRRRR
- a CDS encoding protein jag is translated as MTEGTTSAVEAVAEAEAATGAGAADSLVSRLEQEGDIAADYLEGLLDIADLDGDIDMDVEGDRALVSIVGEGNDRALQRLVGQDGEVLEALQELTRLAVHRETGERSRLMLDIAGFRARKRSELAALGTKAAEQAKSTGEQVKLRPMTPFERKVVHDAVAAAGLRSESEGEEPQRCVVVLPA
- the yidC gene encoding membrane protein insertase YidC, translated to MTWSFLNPLYTAVSWIIVQFHSLYSHVFDPNGGWAWGLAIASMVVVIRICLIPLFVKQIKATRAMQAIQPKMKAIQERYKNDKQRQSEEMMKLYKEAGTNPFSSCLPILVQAPFFTALYGVLASVADNKPIGVIKGDLLNSAQQAHIFGAPLSATFLGSTETSVKVVTAVMIILMSLSQFITQRQLMTKNMDLTVKTPFMQQQKMLMYVFPIMFAVMGINFPVGVLVYWLTTNVWSMGQQLIVIRNNPTPGSKAWDERQARLKKAGRLNPDGSVKKAGLLSIISGGGGGKSAAATAEQTVEESVQVRRQQPRKLTKAQRQHAGVHPQGAAQPTSLTKEPEPQDAVPAESGAAGKAAGKPVAKQTPAKQTTAKSGARQQPKRGGQQGGQRPKKKS